The proteins below come from a single Vanacampus margaritifer isolate UIUO_Vmar chromosome 10, RoL_Vmar_1.0, whole genome shotgun sequence genomic window:
- the LOC144059698 gene encoding UDP-N-acetylglucosamine--peptide N-acetylglucosaminyltransferase 110 kDa subunit isoform X1 produces the protein MASSVGNVADSTEPTKRILSFQGLAELAHREYQSGDFEAAERHCMQLWRQEPDNTGVLLLLSSIHFQCRRLDRSAHFSTLAIKQNPMLAEAYSNLGNVYKERGQLQEAIEHYRHALRLKPDFIDGYINLAAALVAAGDMEGAVQAYVSALQYNPDLYCVRSDLGNLLKALGRLEEAKACYLKAIETQPNFAVAWSNLGCVFNAQGEIWLAIHHFEKAVTLDPNFLDAYINLGNVLKEARIFDRAVAGYLRALSLSPNHAVVHGNLACVYYEQGLIDLAIDTYRRAIELQPHFPDAYCNLANALKEKGNVSEAEECYNTALRLCPTHADSLNNLANIKREQGNIEEAVQLYRKALEVFPEFAAAHSNLASVLQQQGKLQEALMHYKEAIRISPTFADAYSNMGNTLKEMQDVQGALQCYTRAIQINPAFADAHSNLASIHKDSGNIPEAIASYRTALKLKPDFPDAYCNLAHCLQIVCDWTDYDERMKKLVSIVADQLDKNRLPSVHPHHSMLYPLSHGFRKAIAERHGNLCLDKVHSLFKVNALHKPAYEHPKDLTASGGRLRVGYVSSDFGNHPTSHLMQSIPGMHNSEKFEVFCYALSPDDSTNFRVKVIAEAHNFTDLSQIPCNGKAADRIHQDGVHILVNMNGYTKGARNELFALRPAPIQSMWLGYPGTSGAPFMDYIITDKETSPGEVVEQYSEKVAYMPHTFFIGDHANMFPHLKKKAVIDFKSNGHIFDNRIVLNGIDLKAFLDSLPDVKVIKMKCDNNQEPAADTNGALSMPVIPMNTAAEAIINMINQGQIQVTINSFTVSNGLATTQINNKAATGEEVPRTIVVTTRSQYGLPEDSIVYCNFNQLYKIDPPTLQMWANILKRVQNSVLWLLRFPAVGEPNIQQYALNMGLPASRIIFSPVAPKEEHVRRGQLADVCLDTPLCNGHTTGMDVLWAGTPMVTMPGETLASRVAASQLSCLGCPELIAHSRQDYEDIAVKLGSDMEFLKMIRARVWKQRICSPLFNTKQYTMDLERLYLKMWEHHSKGNKPEHMFQVHTVETGDSA, from the exons ATGGCGAGCTCCGTGGGGAACGTGGCCGACAGCACAG AACCGACAAAACGtattctttccttccaagggtTGGCCGAGCTGGCACATCGGGAATACCAGTCGGGGGACTTTGAGGCAGCCGAGCGCCACTGCATGCAGCTGTGGCGCCAGGAGCCTGATAACACAGGCGTGCTGCTGCTCCTGTCCTCCATTCACTTCCAGTGCCGAAGGCTTGACAG GTCAGCTCATTTCAGCACGCTGGCCATCAAACAGAACCCAATGCTGGCCGAGGCGTACTCCAACCTGGGGAACGTGTACAAGGAACGGGGACAGCTGCAGGAGGCCATCGAGCATTACCGCCATGCTCTGCGACTGAAGCCCGACTTCATCGACGGATACATCAATTTGGCGGCCGCTCTGGTCGCTGCAGGGGACATGGAAGGAGCGGTGCAGGCTTACGTGTCTGCATTACAGTATAACCCT gaTCTTTACTGTGTGCGCAGTGACTTGGGCAACTTGCTTAAAGCGCTTGGGCGCTTGGAAGAGGCCAAG GCTTGCTACCTGAAAGCCATTGAGACTCAGCCCAACTTTGCAGTGGCTTGGAGCAACCTCGGCTGTGTTTTCAATGCCCAGGGGGAGATATGGTTGGCCATACACCATTTTGAAAAG GCAGTGACACTGGACCCAAATTTCCTTGATGCCTACATCAATTTAGGAAACGTTTTGAAGGAAGCTCGAATCTTTGACAG AGCTGTGGCGGGATATTTGAGAGCCTTGAGTCTAAGTCCCAACCATGCGGTTGTTCACGGAAACCTGGCTTGCGTCTATTATGAGCAAGGCCTCATTGACCTGGCTATCGACACATACCGCCGAGCCATTGAGCTTCAGCCTCACTTTCCAGACGCCTACTGCAATTTGGCAAATGCACTGAAGGAGAAAGGCAAT GTGTCTGAGGCGGAAGAGTGCTACAACACAGCTTTGCGTTTGTGCCCGACGCATGCAGACTCCCTCAACAACTTGGCTAATATCAAACGTGAACAGGGCAACATTGAGGAGGCAGTTCAGCTTTACAGGAAAGCGCTAGAG GTGTTCCCAGAATTTGCTGCAGCTCACTCCAACCTGGCCAGTGTCCTGCAACAGCAGGGGAAACTCCAGGAGGCCCTCATGCACTACAAGGAAGCCATTAG GATTAGCCCCACATTTGCGGACGCCTACTCAAACATGGGCAACACGCTGAAGGAAATGCAAGATGTGCAGGGAGCACTCCAGTGCTACACCCGTGCCATCCAGATCAATCCTGCTTTCGCCGACGCTCACAGCAATTTGGCTTCAATTCACAAA GATTCTGGAAACATCCCAGAGGCCATTGCATCATACCGCACCGCCTTGAAACTCAAGCCGGATTTCCCTGACGCTTACTGTAACCTGGCACATTGCTTGCAG ATTGTGTGCGATTGGACAGATTACGATGAGCGGATGAAAAAACTAGTGAGCATTGTCGCTGACCAGCTGGACAAGAACCGCTTACCATCGGTGCACCCCCACCACAGTATGTTGTACCCACTGTCTCACGGCTTTCGCAAGGCCATTGCCGAGCGCCATGGGAACCTTTGCCTGGACAAGGTACACAGTCTCTTCAAA GTCAACGCGTTGCACAAACCTGCCTATGAGCACCCAAAGGATCTGACGGCCAGTGGTGGACGTCTGCGTGTCGGTTACGTCAGCTCAGACTTTGGCAACCACCCGACTTCCCACTTGATGCAGTCCATTCCTGGGATGCACAATTCTGAGAAATTTGAA GTGTTTTGCTACGCACTGAGCCCTGACGACAGTACGAACTTCAGAGTGAAAGTGATTGCAGAGGCTCATAATTTCACAGACCTTTCACAG ATTCCTTGTAACGGCAAGGCAGCTGATCGCATTCACCAGGATGGGGTCCACATTCTGGTCAACATGAATGGTTACACCAAAGGGGCCAGAAATGAGCTGTTTGCCCTTCGCCCTGCACCGATTCAG TCTATGTGGCTAGGTTACCCTGGAACCAGCGGCGCTCCCTTCATGGACTACATCATCACCGACAAGGAGACATCGCCTGGGGAAGTAGTCGAGCAATATTCTGAGAAGGTTGCCTACATGCCACATACCTTTTTCATTGGCGATCATGCCAACATGTTTCCTCATCTCAAG AAAAAGGCAGTGATTGATTTCAAATCAAATGGCCACATCTTTGACAATCGCATCGTTCTCAATGGTATTGATCTGAAGGCCTTCTTGGACAGTCTGCCGGATGTCAAAGTGATCAAG ATGAAATGTGACAACAATCAGGAACCTGCTGCAGACACAAATGGAGCGTTGTCCATGCCGGTGATCCCCATGAACACGGCTGCTGAAGCCATCATCAATATGATCAACCAAGGCCAAATACAGGTCACCATCAACAGCTTCACCGTCAGCAATGGCCTTGCCACCACTCAG ATCAACAATAAAGCTGCCACGGGGGAGGAGGTGCCGCGCACAATTGTTGTGACAACCCGCTCCCAGTATGGTCTTCCAGAGGACTCCATCGTTTACTGCAATTTTAACCAGCTCTACAAAATTGACCCCCCAACCCTTCAAATGTGGGCCAAT ATCCTCAAACGTGTACAGAACAGTGTCTTGTGGCTGCTTCGGTTCCCCGCTGTGGGTGAGCCCAACATCCAGCAGTACGCTCTGAACATGGGCCTGCCCGCTTCTCGCATCATCTTCTCGCCGGTGGCCCCCAAAGAAGAACATGTTAGGAGGGGCCAGCTGGCTGACGTGTGCTTAGACACGCCCCTGTGCAACGGTCACACCACAGGCATGGATGTTCTGTGGGCTGGAACACCCATGGTCACGATGCCAG GTGAAACGCTTGCCTCGCGAGTGGCTGCTTCACAACTCAGCTGCCTTGGCTGTCCGGAACTCATCGCCCATAGTCGACAGGACTACGAGGACATTGCAGTCAAACTGGGCTCTGACATGGAATT CCTGAAGATGATCAGGGCACGTGTTTGGAAGCAGCGCATCTGCAGTCCTCTCTTCAACACCAAGCAGTACACGATGGACCTGGAGAGGCTCTACCTGAAGATGTGGGAGCACCACAGCAAGGGCAACAAGCCGGAACACATGTTTCAAGTGCACACAGTAGAAACCGGCGACAGCGCTTGA
- the LOC144059698 gene encoding UDP-N-acetylglucosamine--peptide N-acetylglucosaminyltransferase 110 kDa subunit isoform X2: MASSVGNVADSTEPTKRILSFQGLAELAHREYQSGDFEAAERHCMQLWRQEPDNTGVLLLLSSIHFQCRRLDRSAHFSTLAIKQNPMLAEAYSNLGNVYKERGQLQEAIEHYRHALRLKPDFIDGYINLAAALVAAGDMEGAVQAYVSALQYNPDLYCVRSDLGNLLKALGRLEEAKACYLKAIETQPNFAVAWSNLGCVFNAQGEIWLAIHHFEKAVTLDPNFLDAYINLGNVLKEARIFDRAVAGYLRALSLSPNHAVVHGNLACVYYEQGLIDLAIDTYRRAIELQPHFPDAYCNLANALKEKGNVSEAEECYNTALRLCPTHADSLNNLANIKREQGNIEEAVQLYRKALEVFPEFAAAHSNLASVLQQQGKLQEALMHYKEAIRISPTFADAYSNMGNTLKEMQDVQGALQCYTRAIQINPAFADAHSNLASIHKDSGNIPEAIASYRTALKLKPDFPDAYCNLAHCLQIVCDWTDYDERMKKLVSIVADQLDKNRLPSVHPHHSMLYPLSHGFRKAIAERHGNLCLDKVNALHKPAYEHPKDLTASGGRLRVGYVSSDFGNHPTSHLMQSIPGMHNSEKFEVFCYALSPDDSTNFRVKVIAEAHNFTDLSQIPCNGKAADRIHQDGVHILVNMNGYTKGARNELFALRPAPIQSMWLGYPGTSGAPFMDYIITDKETSPGEVVEQYSEKVAYMPHTFFIGDHANMFPHLKKKAVIDFKSNGHIFDNRIVLNGIDLKAFLDSLPDVKVIKMKCDNNQEPAADTNGALSMPVIPMNTAAEAIINMINQGQIQVTINSFTVSNGLATTQINNKAATGEEVPRTIVVTTRSQYGLPEDSIVYCNFNQLYKIDPPTLQMWANILKRVQNSVLWLLRFPAVGEPNIQQYALNMGLPASRIIFSPVAPKEEHVRRGQLADVCLDTPLCNGHTTGMDVLWAGTPMVTMPGETLASRVAASQLSCLGCPELIAHSRQDYEDIAVKLGSDMEFLKMIRARVWKQRICSPLFNTKQYTMDLERLYLKMWEHHSKGNKPEHMFQVHTVETGDSA; encoded by the exons ATGGCGAGCTCCGTGGGGAACGTGGCCGACAGCACAG AACCGACAAAACGtattctttccttccaagggtTGGCCGAGCTGGCACATCGGGAATACCAGTCGGGGGACTTTGAGGCAGCCGAGCGCCACTGCATGCAGCTGTGGCGCCAGGAGCCTGATAACACAGGCGTGCTGCTGCTCCTGTCCTCCATTCACTTCCAGTGCCGAAGGCTTGACAG GTCAGCTCATTTCAGCACGCTGGCCATCAAACAGAACCCAATGCTGGCCGAGGCGTACTCCAACCTGGGGAACGTGTACAAGGAACGGGGACAGCTGCAGGAGGCCATCGAGCATTACCGCCATGCTCTGCGACTGAAGCCCGACTTCATCGACGGATACATCAATTTGGCGGCCGCTCTGGTCGCTGCAGGGGACATGGAAGGAGCGGTGCAGGCTTACGTGTCTGCATTACAGTATAACCCT gaTCTTTACTGTGTGCGCAGTGACTTGGGCAACTTGCTTAAAGCGCTTGGGCGCTTGGAAGAGGCCAAG GCTTGCTACCTGAAAGCCATTGAGACTCAGCCCAACTTTGCAGTGGCTTGGAGCAACCTCGGCTGTGTTTTCAATGCCCAGGGGGAGATATGGTTGGCCATACACCATTTTGAAAAG GCAGTGACACTGGACCCAAATTTCCTTGATGCCTACATCAATTTAGGAAACGTTTTGAAGGAAGCTCGAATCTTTGACAG AGCTGTGGCGGGATATTTGAGAGCCTTGAGTCTAAGTCCCAACCATGCGGTTGTTCACGGAAACCTGGCTTGCGTCTATTATGAGCAAGGCCTCATTGACCTGGCTATCGACACATACCGCCGAGCCATTGAGCTTCAGCCTCACTTTCCAGACGCCTACTGCAATTTGGCAAATGCACTGAAGGAGAAAGGCAAT GTGTCTGAGGCGGAAGAGTGCTACAACACAGCTTTGCGTTTGTGCCCGACGCATGCAGACTCCCTCAACAACTTGGCTAATATCAAACGTGAACAGGGCAACATTGAGGAGGCAGTTCAGCTTTACAGGAAAGCGCTAGAG GTGTTCCCAGAATTTGCTGCAGCTCACTCCAACCTGGCCAGTGTCCTGCAACAGCAGGGGAAACTCCAGGAGGCCCTCATGCACTACAAGGAAGCCATTAG GATTAGCCCCACATTTGCGGACGCCTACTCAAACATGGGCAACACGCTGAAGGAAATGCAAGATGTGCAGGGAGCACTCCAGTGCTACACCCGTGCCATCCAGATCAATCCTGCTTTCGCCGACGCTCACAGCAATTTGGCTTCAATTCACAAA GATTCTGGAAACATCCCAGAGGCCATTGCATCATACCGCACCGCCTTGAAACTCAAGCCGGATTTCCCTGACGCTTACTGTAACCTGGCACATTGCTTGCAG ATTGTGTGCGATTGGACAGATTACGATGAGCGGATGAAAAAACTAGTGAGCATTGTCGCTGACCAGCTGGACAAGAACCGCTTACCATCGGTGCACCCCCACCACAGTATGTTGTACCCACTGTCTCACGGCTTTCGCAAGGCCATTGCCGAGCGCCATGGGAACCTTTGCCTGGACAAG GTCAACGCGTTGCACAAACCTGCCTATGAGCACCCAAAGGATCTGACGGCCAGTGGTGGACGTCTGCGTGTCGGTTACGTCAGCTCAGACTTTGGCAACCACCCGACTTCCCACTTGATGCAGTCCATTCCTGGGATGCACAATTCTGAGAAATTTGAA GTGTTTTGCTACGCACTGAGCCCTGACGACAGTACGAACTTCAGAGTGAAAGTGATTGCAGAGGCTCATAATTTCACAGACCTTTCACAG ATTCCTTGTAACGGCAAGGCAGCTGATCGCATTCACCAGGATGGGGTCCACATTCTGGTCAACATGAATGGTTACACCAAAGGGGCCAGAAATGAGCTGTTTGCCCTTCGCCCTGCACCGATTCAG TCTATGTGGCTAGGTTACCCTGGAACCAGCGGCGCTCCCTTCATGGACTACATCATCACCGACAAGGAGACATCGCCTGGGGAAGTAGTCGAGCAATATTCTGAGAAGGTTGCCTACATGCCACATACCTTTTTCATTGGCGATCATGCCAACATGTTTCCTCATCTCAAG AAAAAGGCAGTGATTGATTTCAAATCAAATGGCCACATCTTTGACAATCGCATCGTTCTCAATGGTATTGATCTGAAGGCCTTCTTGGACAGTCTGCCGGATGTCAAAGTGATCAAG ATGAAATGTGACAACAATCAGGAACCTGCTGCAGACACAAATGGAGCGTTGTCCATGCCGGTGATCCCCATGAACACGGCTGCTGAAGCCATCATCAATATGATCAACCAAGGCCAAATACAGGTCACCATCAACAGCTTCACCGTCAGCAATGGCCTTGCCACCACTCAG ATCAACAATAAAGCTGCCACGGGGGAGGAGGTGCCGCGCACAATTGTTGTGACAACCCGCTCCCAGTATGGTCTTCCAGAGGACTCCATCGTTTACTGCAATTTTAACCAGCTCTACAAAATTGACCCCCCAACCCTTCAAATGTGGGCCAAT ATCCTCAAACGTGTACAGAACAGTGTCTTGTGGCTGCTTCGGTTCCCCGCTGTGGGTGAGCCCAACATCCAGCAGTACGCTCTGAACATGGGCCTGCCCGCTTCTCGCATCATCTTCTCGCCGGTGGCCCCCAAAGAAGAACATGTTAGGAGGGGCCAGCTGGCTGACGTGTGCTTAGACACGCCCCTGTGCAACGGTCACACCACAGGCATGGATGTTCTGTGGGCTGGAACACCCATGGTCACGATGCCAG GTGAAACGCTTGCCTCGCGAGTGGCTGCTTCACAACTCAGCTGCCTTGGCTGTCCGGAACTCATCGCCCATAGTCGACAGGACTACGAGGACATTGCAGTCAAACTGGGCTCTGACATGGAATT CCTGAAGATGATCAGGGCACGTGTTTGGAAGCAGCGCATCTGCAGTCCTCTCTTCAACACCAAGCAGTACACGATGGACCTGGAGAGGCTCTACCTGAAGATGTGGGAGCACCACAGCAAGGGCAACAAGCCGGAACACATGTTTCAAGTGCACACAGTAGAAACCGGCGACAGCGCTTGA
- the LOC144059698 gene encoding UDP-N-acetylglucosamine--peptide N-acetylglucosaminyltransferase 110 kDa subunit isoform X3, whose protein sequence is MASSVGNVADSTGLAELAHREYQSGDFEAAERHCMQLWRQEPDNTGVLLLLSSIHFQCRRLDRSAHFSTLAIKQNPMLAEAYSNLGNVYKERGQLQEAIEHYRHALRLKPDFIDGYINLAAALVAAGDMEGAVQAYVSALQYNPDLYCVRSDLGNLLKALGRLEEAKACYLKAIETQPNFAVAWSNLGCVFNAQGEIWLAIHHFEKAVTLDPNFLDAYINLGNVLKEARIFDRAVAGYLRALSLSPNHAVVHGNLACVYYEQGLIDLAIDTYRRAIELQPHFPDAYCNLANALKEKGNVSEAEECYNTALRLCPTHADSLNNLANIKREQGNIEEAVQLYRKALEVFPEFAAAHSNLASVLQQQGKLQEALMHYKEAIRISPTFADAYSNMGNTLKEMQDVQGALQCYTRAIQINPAFADAHSNLASIHKDSGNIPEAIASYRTALKLKPDFPDAYCNLAHCLQIVCDWTDYDERMKKLVSIVADQLDKNRLPSVHPHHSMLYPLSHGFRKAIAERHGNLCLDKVHSLFKVNALHKPAYEHPKDLTASGGRLRVGYVSSDFGNHPTSHLMQSIPGMHNSEKFEVFCYALSPDDSTNFRVKVIAEAHNFTDLSQIPCNGKAADRIHQDGVHILVNMNGYTKGARNELFALRPAPIQSMWLGYPGTSGAPFMDYIITDKETSPGEVVEQYSEKVAYMPHTFFIGDHANMFPHLKKKAVIDFKSNGHIFDNRIVLNGIDLKAFLDSLPDVKVIKMKCDNNQEPAADTNGALSMPVIPMNTAAEAIINMINQGQIQVTINSFTVSNGLATTQINNKAATGEEVPRTIVVTTRSQYGLPEDSIVYCNFNQLYKIDPPTLQMWANILKRVQNSVLWLLRFPAVGEPNIQQYALNMGLPASRIIFSPVAPKEEHVRRGQLADVCLDTPLCNGHTTGMDVLWAGTPMVTMPGETLASRVAASQLSCLGCPELIAHSRQDYEDIAVKLGSDMEFLKMIRARVWKQRICSPLFNTKQYTMDLERLYLKMWEHHSKGNKPEHMFQVHTVETGDSA, encoded by the exons ATGGCGAGCTCCGTGGGGAACGTGGCCGACAGCACAG ggtTGGCCGAGCTGGCACATCGGGAATACCAGTCGGGGGACTTTGAGGCAGCCGAGCGCCACTGCATGCAGCTGTGGCGCCAGGAGCCTGATAACACAGGCGTGCTGCTGCTCCTGTCCTCCATTCACTTCCAGTGCCGAAGGCTTGACAG GTCAGCTCATTTCAGCACGCTGGCCATCAAACAGAACCCAATGCTGGCCGAGGCGTACTCCAACCTGGGGAACGTGTACAAGGAACGGGGACAGCTGCAGGAGGCCATCGAGCATTACCGCCATGCTCTGCGACTGAAGCCCGACTTCATCGACGGATACATCAATTTGGCGGCCGCTCTGGTCGCTGCAGGGGACATGGAAGGAGCGGTGCAGGCTTACGTGTCTGCATTACAGTATAACCCT gaTCTTTACTGTGTGCGCAGTGACTTGGGCAACTTGCTTAAAGCGCTTGGGCGCTTGGAAGAGGCCAAG GCTTGCTACCTGAAAGCCATTGAGACTCAGCCCAACTTTGCAGTGGCTTGGAGCAACCTCGGCTGTGTTTTCAATGCCCAGGGGGAGATATGGTTGGCCATACACCATTTTGAAAAG GCAGTGACACTGGACCCAAATTTCCTTGATGCCTACATCAATTTAGGAAACGTTTTGAAGGAAGCTCGAATCTTTGACAG AGCTGTGGCGGGATATTTGAGAGCCTTGAGTCTAAGTCCCAACCATGCGGTTGTTCACGGAAACCTGGCTTGCGTCTATTATGAGCAAGGCCTCATTGACCTGGCTATCGACACATACCGCCGAGCCATTGAGCTTCAGCCTCACTTTCCAGACGCCTACTGCAATTTGGCAAATGCACTGAAGGAGAAAGGCAAT GTGTCTGAGGCGGAAGAGTGCTACAACACAGCTTTGCGTTTGTGCCCGACGCATGCAGACTCCCTCAACAACTTGGCTAATATCAAACGTGAACAGGGCAACATTGAGGAGGCAGTTCAGCTTTACAGGAAAGCGCTAGAG GTGTTCCCAGAATTTGCTGCAGCTCACTCCAACCTGGCCAGTGTCCTGCAACAGCAGGGGAAACTCCAGGAGGCCCTCATGCACTACAAGGAAGCCATTAG GATTAGCCCCACATTTGCGGACGCCTACTCAAACATGGGCAACACGCTGAAGGAAATGCAAGATGTGCAGGGAGCACTCCAGTGCTACACCCGTGCCATCCAGATCAATCCTGCTTTCGCCGACGCTCACAGCAATTTGGCTTCAATTCACAAA GATTCTGGAAACATCCCAGAGGCCATTGCATCATACCGCACCGCCTTGAAACTCAAGCCGGATTTCCCTGACGCTTACTGTAACCTGGCACATTGCTTGCAG ATTGTGTGCGATTGGACAGATTACGATGAGCGGATGAAAAAACTAGTGAGCATTGTCGCTGACCAGCTGGACAAGAACCGCTTACCATCGGTGCACCCCCACCACAGTATGTTGTACCCACTGTCTCACGGCTTTCGCAAGGCCATTGCCGAGCGCCATGGGAACCTTTGCCTGGACAAGGTACACAGTCTCTTCAAA GTCAACGCGTTGCACAAACCTGCCTATGAGCACCCAAAGGATCTGACGGCCAGTGGTGGACGTCTGCGTGTCGGTTACGTCAGCTCAGACTTTGGCAACCACCCGACTTCCCACTTGATGCAGTCCATTCCTGGGATGCACAATTCTGAGAAATTTGAA GTGTTTTGCTACGCACTGAGCCCTGACGACAGTACGAACTTCAGAGTGAAAGTGATTGCAGAGGCTCATAATTTCACAGACCTTTCACAG ATTCCTTGTAACGGCAAGGCAGCTGATCGCATTCACCAGGATGGGGTCCACATTCTGGTCAACATGAATGGTTACACCAAAGGGGCCAGAAATGAGCTGTTTGCCCTTCGCCCTGCACCGATTCAG TCTATGTGGCTAGGTTACCCTGGAACCAGCGGCGCTCCCTTCATGGACTACATCATCACCGACAAGGAGACATCGCCTGGGGAAGTAGTCGAGCAATATTCTGAGAAGGTTGCCTACATGCCACATACCTTTTTCATTGGCGATCATGCCAACATGTTTCCTCATCTCAAG AAAAAGGCAGTGATTGATTTCAAATCAAATGGCCACATCTTTGACAATCGCATCGTTCTCAATGGTATTGATCTGAAGGCCTTCTTGGACAGTCTGCCGGATGTCAAAGTGATCAAG ATGAAATGTGACAACAATCAGGAACCTGCTGCAGACACAAATGGAGCGTTGTCCATGCCGGTGATCCCCATGAACACGGCTGCTGAAGCCATCATCAATATGATCAACCAAGGCCAAATACAGGTCACCATCAACAGCTTCACCGTCAGCAATGGCCTTGCCACCACTCAG ATCAACAATAAAGCTGCCACGGGGGAGGAGGTGCCGCGCACAATTGTTGTGACAACCCGCTCCCAGTATGGTCTTCCAGAGGACTCCATCGTTTACTGCAATTTTAACCAGCTCTACAAAATTGACCCCCCAACCCTTCAAATGTGGGCCAAT ATCCTCAAACGTGTACAGAACAGTGTCTTGTGGCTGCTTCGGTTCCCCGCTGTGGGTGAGCCCAACATCCAGCAGTACGCTCTGAACATGGGCCTGCCCGCTTCTCGCATCATCTTCTCGCCGGTGGCCCCCAAAGAAGAACATGTTAGGAGGGGCCAGCTGGCTGACGTGTGCTTAGACACGCCCCTGTGCAACGGTCACACCACAGGCATGGATGTTCTGTGGGCTGGAACACCCATGGTCACGATGCCAG GTGAAACGCTTGCCTCGCGAGTGGCTGCTTCACAACTCAGCTGCCTTGGCTGTCCGGAACTCATCGCCCATAGTCGACAGGACTACGAGGACATTGCAGTCAAACTGGGCTCTGACATGGAATT CCTGAAGATGATCAGGGCACGTGTTTGGAAGCAGCGCATCTGCAGTCCTCTCTTCAACACCAAGCAGTACACGATGGACCTGGAGAGGCTCTACCTGAAGATGTGGGAGCACCACAGCAAGGGCAACAAGCCGGAACACATGTTTCAAGTGCACACAGTAGAAACCGGCGACAGCGCTTGA